One part of the Futiania mangrovi genome encodes these proteins:
- a CDS encoding LL-diaminopimelate aminotransferase, whose amino-acid sequence MTSEFHRIRRLPPYVFEEVNRLKAQARARGADIIDFGMGNPDMPTPQHIVDKLVETMGKPRINRYSMSRGIPGLRRAQAAYYERRFGVKLDPEREVIVTLGSKEGLANLAQAVTAPGDVILVPSPSYPIHAFGFIIAGAAIRQIPATDPEQFLEGLERAVHHSVPPPSMMVLSFPSNPTAQVVDLDFYRRAVAFAKKHDIYILSDLAYSEIYFDGNPPPSILEVEGARDIAVEFTSLSKTYSMPGWRIGFGVGNERLISALGRIKSYLDYGAFTPIQVAATAALNGPQDCVDEIRAVYKSRRDTLVEAMGRAGWDIPAPPATMFAWAPVPERFRDLGSLGFSKLLLQEADVAVAPGIGFGEHGEGYVRIGLVENEHRIRQAARSVKRLLQTGTHNLSDDKAEQDRAGET is encoded by the coding sequence ATGACCTCCGAGTTTCACCGAATCCGCCGCCTGCCACCTTACGTCTTCGAAGAGGTCAACCGTCTCAAGGCACAGGCCCGCGCCCGCGGTGCCGACATCATCGACTTCGGCATGGGCAACCCCGACATGCCGACGCCGCAGCACATCGTCGACAAGCTGGTGGAGACGATGGGCAAGCCGCGGATCAACCGCTACTCCATGTCCCGCGGTATCCCCGGCCTTCGGCGCGCGCAGGCCGCCTATTACGAGCGGCGCTTCGGCGTGAAGCTCGATCCGGAGCGGGAGGTGATCGTCACCCTCGGCTCCAAGGAGGGGCTGGCGAACCTCGCGCAGGCCGTGACCGCGCCGGGCGACGTGATCCTGGTGCCGAGCCCCAGCTACCCGATCCACGCCTTCGGCTTCATCATTGCGGGCGCCGCGATCCGGCAGATCCCGGCGACCGATCCGGAGCAGTTCCTGGAGGGGCTGGAGCGTGCGGTGCATCATTCCGTGCCGCCGCCGTCGATGATGGTGCTCAGCTTCCCGTCGAACCCGACGGCGCAGGTCGTGGACCTCGACTTCTATCGGCGCGCGGTCGCCTTCGCGAAGAAGCACGACATCTACATCCTCTCCGATCTCGCCTATTCCGAGATCTATTTCGACGGCAACCCGCCGCCCTCGATCCTCGAGGTGGAGGGCGCGCGCGACATCGCGGTGGAGTTCACCTCGCTGTCCAAGACCTATTCGATGCCGGGCTGGCGCATCGGTTTCGGCGTCGGGAACGAGCGGCTGATTTCCGCGCTGGGGCGGATCAAGTCCTATCTGGACTATGGCGCGTTCACGCCGATCCAGGTGGCGGCGACCGCGGCGCTCAACGGCCCGCAGGACTGCGTGGACGAGATCCGCGCGGTCTACAAGTCGCGCCGCGACACCCTCGTCGAGGCGATGGGGCGCGCGGGCTGGGACATCCCGGCCCCGCCCGCGACGATGTTCGCCTGGGCCCCGGTGCCGGAGCGGTTCCGGGACCTCGGCTCGCTCGGCTTCTCCAAGCTGCTGTTGCAGGAAGCCGACGTGGCGGTCGCGCCGGGAATCGGCTTCGGGGAGCATGGCGAGGGCTATGTGCGTATTGGCCTCGTCGAGAACGAGCACCGGATCCGCCAGGCCGCGCGCAGTGTGAAGAGGCTGCTGCAAACCGGCACGCACAACCTCTCTGACGACAAGGCGGAACAGGACCGCGCGGGGGAAACGTGA